In Rhizobium sp. CIAT894, the genomic window CGATCACAACGTGCCGCTGACGCAATGGGGCTATCGCCAGGCGGTCGAGGCAGGTAGCGTCATTGCCTCCTACTTGAAGGGATTGCCGAGCCAAATTTCCCCGCTCCACATCTGGTATTCGCCATTCCTGCGCACGCGCCAGAGCAAGGATGCGCTGCTCTCAGCCCTGCCGGAAAGCTCCGTCGGCGATATCAGGGAGGACTATCTGTTGCGCGAGCAGGATTTCGGTCTCTTCACCGAAATCTACGACCATGCCGAGCAGAAGCAGAAATTCCCCGAGGAATTCGAAAAATGGGCGAGGCTGCGCAACAACAGCGGCAAGTTCTATGCGCGGCCGCCGGATGGCGAAAGCCGTGCGGATGTAGCCCAGCGGGTGCGGCTGTTCCTTCAGACAGTAATGCGCGACGCCGAGAACGGCGACCACAACGTCGTCATCGTCGGCCATGGCGTTACCAACCGGGCGGTCGAAATGAATTTTCTGCACCGCCCCGTCGAATGGTTCGAGCGCTCCGACAACCCTGGAAATGCCGATATCACGCTGATCGAGGGAACGCGCCTGCAAGGATACGAGTCGATCCTGCTCCACCAGGCCGCCGACCGGCAGCCCGGACAGGAAGGTGAACTGCGCGATGCCTATGGCGCCGACGTGACGATCACGCCGAAGACCGGGGGACCGTGATCAGGCTTTGAACCGAGCCGGCCGACAGGCGCACAATTTCAACATTGCGAAAATTCCAAGACTGCCTGTCATAGATTTTGGGTCGCAGATGTGCATCTGCACAGCAGGTGAAACCGGCGGCAAGTCATTGCTCGGTCGGGCCTTCCCGAACCTGCAGGATGCGGTCGATAAGGCCCCATTCCACTGCCTCTTCCGCTGTCATGAAACGGTCGCGGTCCATCGCACGCTCGAAATCCTCGTAGGTCCGCCCGCAATGCTCTGCGTAGAGCCGTGTCATACGGTGCTTCGTCCGTCTCATTTCTTCCGCATGGATGAACATGTCCGATGCCTGCCCCTGGAAACCGCCCAATGGCTGGTGAATATGGATGCTGGCATTGGGAAGCGCTGTACGCTCACCCGGCTGGCCTGACATCAACAGGAACGAGCCCATCGAACGGGCGGTTCCCATGCACAGCGTATGCACCGGCGCGCGGATGTAGCGCATCGTATCGTACATCGCGAGACCGCTGGTCACCACACCACCTGGCGAATTGATATAAAGATGGATCGGCTTCCTGGGATTTTCGGCTTCAAGAAACAGCAATTGCGCACAGACGAGCGCCGAGACGGTGTCGTTTACCTCGCCGTTGAGGAAGATGATCCTCTCTCTAAGCAGACGGGAATAGATATCGAAAGATCGCTCCCCTCTGGAGGATTGTTCGACGACCATAGGGACGAGTTGCATCGCTTCGCGCATCGGCGAACTCCAATCGTTTGGGACTATGACGGGAATGGCTTGCCGCGTCAGGCGGCGAGCATCAGGGTCGGGCTGTTGCTGTTGGCCACCGAACTCGCGAGACGCTCGAATGTCGCGCCGGTCAACTCATGGATGATCCGCAGGCTGGTGCCGCCCGATGCATTCGGCGCGATCGTGAAGGTGACGGTGCTTTCGAGAAAGGGCGGGCTGTCGTCGCGCAATCTGTAGCGAACCTCTTTACCCGGTGTCTCGGAGAGCGATCGCGGATCGGCCAGCGCTTCCTTCGGCAGCCACTTCTCCCGGAATTCCGCAATGCTGATTGCCCGCCAGACCTTTTCCGGCGGCGCATCCAGTTCGTACCTCTGTTCGAAGCCGGTTTGCTGTTGTTTGGTCTGCGCTAGGGTCTTCACCTCATTCATTGATCCATATCCTTCAGCAAGAGCTTGAGAGCATCGATGCGGGTGGGCCAGTAGGCACGATATTTCGCCAGCCATTCTGCGATGAGGGCGAGCCCGTCCGGATCGACCTGGTAATTCACGAAACGTCCCTCCCGCTGTTCGCGCACCAGTCGTGCCTCCCGCAACACTGCGAGGTGTTGGGACATCGCCGGCTGGCTGATATCCATACCCTGCCGAAGCGCGCTGGCATTCATGCTGCCGTTCGCCAGCTTCTCGAAAATCGTACGGCGGGTCGGATCGGCCAAAGCCCGGAAAATATCATGCTCCATCATGACGACACATAAGCATACACTTATGCGATTCACAAGCCCGTTTCAGACTTTATATGGATTGGCAATCAAAGTCTGCGACGCAGAGCAACCGCCCGTACCGGCCGCACTCTGTACCGGACGCACGGAGCCGGCGTGGGCCAGTCTCCGCCGGTTCCGATAACGATTGCTTGTCATGGAGACCCTATGTCGGCAACGTCACCGTTGCCGCTTCCTGCCCCGCCGGAGCCTCCTCGTTTACACTCTCCGGCCGCTTCGTCCTCAGGAGACGCAGGACGAAGACGAAGAAGACCGGAACGAAAAAGATCGCCAGCGCCGTCGCCGACACCATGCCGCCGAGCACGCCGGTGCCGATCGCATTCTGGCTGGCAGCACTTGGCCCGGTGGCGATCGCCAGGGGCACCACGCCTAAGGTGAAGGCGAGCGAGGTCATGATGATCGGCCGGAAACGCAGACGGGCGCCTTCGATCGCCGCCTCCATCAGCGATTTCCCCTCGGCAAAGCCATCCTTGGCGAATTCGACGATGAGGATGGCGTTCTTCGCCGACAATCCGATGATCGCGATCAGGCCGACCTTGAAATAGATGTCGTTGGACATGTCGCGGCTCATCACCGCGAGCACGCAGCCGATGACCCCAAGCGGCACGACCAGCATCACCGACAGCGGGATCGACCAGCTCTCGTACAGCCCCGACAGCAGCAGGAAGACGAAGAGGATGCTGAGGCCGAACAGCAACGGCGCCTGCGATCCCGATCTGAGCTCCTCCAGCGACTGGCCGGTCCATTCGAAGCCGAAGCCGTCGGGAAGCTCCGAGGCCAGCCGCTCCATTTCGGCAATAGCCGCGCCCGATGAATATCCGGGCGCCGGAGCACCCGAAATGCGTACGGAGGGATAGCCGTTGTAGCCGACGATCTGTGCCGGCCCCTTCTGCCACTCGGCGACGGCGAAGGAGGAGAGCGGCACCATGCCGCCGCTCGCATTGCGGACATTGAGCTTCATCAGGTCTTCGGCCTGCAGCCTGCTCTTGTCCTGCGCCTGCACAATGACGCGCTGCATACGGCCGGAATTCGGGAAGTCGTTGACGTAGCTCGAGCCGAGATTGGCAGTGATCGTGCTGTTGATGTCGGCAAAGGCGACGCCGAAGGTATTGGCCTTTTCGCGATCGATGACGAGCACCGTTGGGCCGAATCCGGCATGCCTTCCGGACGGATACCAGCGATGATGGGGTTCCCGGATGCCTTGCCGAGCAGCATTCCCGCCGCCTCGGTCAGTGCCGCCTGGCCCTTGCCCCCACGATCCTGCAGGCGGAAGGTGAAGCCGTTGGTGGTGCCGAAGCCTTCGATCGGCGGCGGTGACAGCGCGAAGGACATCGCATCCTTCAACGCGAACAGCTGCATATTGGCGCGGTTGGAGATTTCCTGCACCGTATTGCCGGCGCCGCGTTCGGCCCAGTCCTTGAGGGTCACGAAGACCAGGGCGGCATTCGGCCCCTGACCAGAAAAGCTGAAGCCCTGGATCGCGACGACATTGGCGACGGCCGGTTCCTTCTTGAAGATCGCCTCGATGCTTTCGAGCGAGGCCACCGTGCGGTTGCGGCTTGCCTCCGGCGGCCCCTGCACGTCGACGATCAGGAAGCCCTGGTCCTCATCCGGCACGAAGCTGCTCGGCAGGTTGACGAAGAGGTAACCGAGGCCGACGACGAGCGCGACATAAACGGCCATCACCCGCCAGGAGCGCTTGGCCAGCCCTTCGACGGTGCGGGCATAACGGCCTGTCAGCCGGTCGAAATTGCGGTTGAACCAACCGGCGATACCCTTCTTGTCGTGATGGCCCTTGATCGGCTTCAGGAAGGTGGCGCAGAGCGCCGGTGTCAGCGACAGCGCCAGGAAGGCCGAAAACAGGATTGAAACAACCATGGTCAGGCTGAACTGGCGGTAGATGATGCCGGTCGAGCCGGGGAAAAACGCCATCGGCACGAAGACGCAGGAGAGCACCAGCGTGATCCCGAGGATGGCGCCGGTGATCTGCCGCATCGCCTTTTTGGTCGCCTCCTTCGGCGACAGCTCCTCCACCGCCATCAGCCGCTCGACGTTTTCGACGACGACGATGGCGTCATCGACCAGAATGCCGATGGCAAGCACCATCGCGAACATCGTCAGCACGTTGATCGAGAAGCCGGCAGCAAACATCACCGCAAGCGTCCCGAGCAGCGCGACCGGCACGACGAGCGTCGGAATGATGGTGTAGCGGAAGCTCTGCAGGAAGATGAGCATGACGATGAAGACGAGCGCGACGGCTTCTGCGAGCGTATGCGCCACCTTTTCGATCGATGCGGAGACGAAAGGGCTGGTGTCGTAGGGAACGGAATATTCGACGCCATCAGGGAAGAAGCGCGACAGTTCCTCCATCTTCGCCTTGACCAGATTGGAGGTGCTGACGGCATTGCCCGTCGACGACAGCTGGATGGCGATCGCCGCACTCGGCTGGCCGTTCAGCCGGGTAGAAAAGCTGTAGCTCTCGCTGCCCTCTTCGATGCGTGCGACGTCGCGCAGCCTGACGTTCGAGCCGTCGGCATTGGCGCGCAGAACGATGTCTCCGAACTCCTTGGTATCGGTCAGTTGCCCCTTGACCAGCACGGTCGCCGTCAGGTCCTGGGAGACCGGATTGGGCGCCGCGCCGATCTGGCCTGCCGCGACCTGGGCATTCTGCGCCGAAATCGCCGTGCTGATATCGGATGCCGTGAGGTTGAGGCCGACCATTTTGTCGGGATCGATCCAGATACGCATCGCCCGCTGCGAGGCAAACAGCTGCGCGCGGCCGACGCCGTCGAGGCGGCGCAGCTCGCCGATGACATTTCGGTTGAGATAGTCGCCGAGCGCCACCTCATCGGTCTTCCCGTCCGTCGACGTCAGCGAGATGAACATCAGGAAGCCTGATGACGCCTCCTCGACCGTGATGCCCTGGTCCTTGACGGATTGCGGCAGCCGCGGCTCGACACGGCGGATGGCATTCTGAACGTCAACGGAGGCTTGGTCGATATCCGTGCCTGCCGCGAAGGTCGCAGTGATCGTCATCGCGCCCGAGGTATCGGAGGTCGACTCGAAATAGGAAAGATGCTCGACCCCGTTCAGCTCTTCCTCGATCTGGCGGGTGACGCCCTGATAGATGTCCTGCGGCGATGCACCGGGATAGCTGGTGGTGATGCTGAGCTGCGGTGGGGCGACCTTCGGATACTGGGCGACCGGCAGGAACGGCAGCGCGATCAGGCCGGCGATGGAGATGAAGATCGCAAAGACCCAGGCAAGGATCGGGCGATCGATAAAGAAACGTGCCATCGATCTTACTCCGGCTTCTTGGCGTCACCGGACGCGACTTCGCCATTACGCCACTCTTCCGGCGCGACCTTGGCGCCCGGCTGCAGTTTCTGCACACCGTCGACGACCAGGCGTTCGCCGGAGGTCAGGCCGCTTTCGACCACCCATTCATTGCCGGAGGATTGCCCGAGTTCGACATCGCGTGGCTGCGCCACGTCTCCTTCCTGCACCACGTAAACCTGAGCCTTGCCATCGGCCGCGCGGATGACGGCGCGTTGCGGGATGAGGATCGCCTTCTCCCGAACGGCCAGCTCGATGCGGACTCTGACGTAAAGACCCGGCAGCAGATCGCCCTTGGGATTGGGAAATTCGCCGCGTAGGGTGACCTGGCCCGTCGTCGCATCGACGCTGGCGCTGCGGAAGAGCAGCTTTCCGGCCTGGCCGTAGACCGTGCCGTCGTCGAAGACGAGTTTGATGTCGGCCTTGCCTGGTTCCGTCGAGGCGAGGCTGCCGTTCTCGACCGCCCGCTTCAGCGCCAGCAACTCGCCGGAGGATTGCGTGAAGTCGGCATAGACCGGATCGATCTGCTGGATCATGGCAAGAGCATCACCGGCGTCGGCCGTCACCAGCGCACCTTCCGTCACCAGAGCACCGCCGATGATGCCCGATATCGGCGCCCGGACTTCGGTATAACCGAGATTGATCTTCGCCTCGTCGAGCGCTGCCTGCGCCAGCGCGACATCGGCATCCGCCTGGGCAAGGGCGACAGCTGCCGTATCGTATTCGATACCGCTTGCGACATCGCGGTCGCGCAGGGACTTCTGGCGGTCGAGCTGCAGGCGGGCGTTGGTCTGCGTCGCCCTCGCGCGCTCGAGGCTTGCTTCGGCACTTGCCACCCGGACCCGGAACAGCGCCGGATCGATCCGGTAGAGCACATCGCCCTGGTGAACGAGGCTGCCTTGCTCGAAGACCCGCTCCTGCAGAATGCCGGAAACCCTGGCCCGCACCTCCGATACGCGTGTCGCGGCAATACGGCCCGGCAGTTCGCTAACGACGGGAACGGAGCGCGCCTCAAGCGTCAGGACACTGACGGCAGCAGGCGGCATCGCGCCGCCTTCCTGAGCGTGAGCCTGCAGCCCCGCACCGAGCAGCAGCGCCAGAATGAACGTGTAACGCAATGATTTCGTTCGAAGAAGCATGTTCATCAGCCTTCTGGATGGCGCATTGTGGTGCCCAAAAACACAGCCCGCCGACAATGACGTTCGGCGGGCCTCCTGAGCCGACAGGTAGTCGATATTTTTTCGATTTTCAAGATACCTACCGGTTGGTATGATAGCAAAACCGTTTCACGAGATCCCATGGCACTGCGATCCCGAGAGTGATACTGACCTCTTGGGCGCCCTCGTCACGAAGCGCCGCACGAACACGGATCGTCCATTGATAAATAGCCCCCGAAACAGAAAGAAACAGCCTGATGTCGTGCGGCAAGCGCTCCTCGATTGCGCCACAAAACTGGCGCTCGAGCATGGCCTGGCTGCCGTCAGTCTGCAGGCAGTCGCCAGTGCTGCCGGCGTGACCAAGGGAGGTTTGTTTCACCATTTCCCCAACAAGCAGGCTCTCATCGAGGCCGTCTTCGACGGGATGATGGAAAATCTGGATCGCGAGATTGACGAGGAATTGGAAAAGGACAAGGGCGGGCACGGCACATTCACCCGCGCCTATGTCCGCACTCTGTTTGCCGACCGCGCTCAAAACAACAGTCCGTGGTCGGCGCAGACCATGACGGTGCTTGCCGACCCCTACTCAAAGAGCCTCTGGCACAAATGGATCGATGACCGGCTCATCAGGCATGCCGCAACCGACACGGGAACCCGGCTCGAAATCGTCCGCCTGGCGGCGGACGGGGCATGGCTTGCCCATGTTCTGAGACCCGACGGAGATCCCGG contains:
- a CDS encoding phosphoglycerate mutase family protein produces the protein MRLFLVRHGESLGNINEQAYRQFGDHNVPLTQWGYRQAVEAGSVIASYLKGLPSQISPLHIWYSPFLRTRQSKDALLSALPESSVGDIREDYLLREQDFGLFTEIYDHAEQKQKFPEEFEKWARLRNNSGKFYARPPDGESRADVAQRVRLFLQTVMRDAENGDHNVVIVGHGVTNRAVEMNFLHRPVEWFERSDNPGNADITLIEGTRLQGYESILLHQAADRQPGQEGELRDAYGADVTITPKTGGP
- a CDS encoding ATP-dependent Clp protease proteolytic subunit; the encoded protein is MREAMQLVPMVVEQSSRGERSFDIYSRLLRERIIFLNGEVNDTVSALVCAQLLFLEAENPRKPIHLYINSPGGVVTSGLAMYDTMRYIRAPVHTLCMGTARSMGSFLLMSGQPGERTALPNASIHIHQPLGGFQGQASDMFIHAEEMRRTKHRMTRLYAEHCGRTYEDFERAMDRDRFMTAEEAVEWGLIDRILQVREGPTEQ
- a CDS encoding SRPBCC domain-containing protein, which codes for MNEVKTLAQTKQQQTGFEQRYELDAPPEKVWRAISIAEFREKWLPKEALADPRSLSETPGKEVRYRLRDDSPPFLESTVTFTIAPNASGGTSLRIIHELTGATFERLASSVANSNSPTLMLAA
- a CDS encoding metalloregulator ArsR/SmtB family transcription factor, which produces MMEHDIFRALADPTRRTIFEKLANGSMNASALRQGMDISQPAMSQHLAVLREARLVREQREGRFVNYQVDPDGLALIAEWLAKYRAYWPTRIDALKLLLKDMDQ
- a CDS encoding efflux RND transporter periplasmic adaptor subunit, whose product is MNMLLRTKSLRYTFILALLLGAGLQAHAQEGGAMPPAAVSVLTLEARSVPVVSELPGRIAATRVSEVRARVSGILQERVFEQGSLVHQGDVLYRIDPALFRVRVASAEASLERARATQTNARLQLDRQKSLRDRDVASGIEYDTAAVALAQADADVALAQAALDEAKINLGYTEVRAPISGIIGGALVTEGALVTADAGDALAMIQQIDPVYADFTQSSGELLALKRAVENGSLASTEPGKADIKLVFDDGTVYGQAGKLLFRSASVDATTGQVTLRGEFPNPKGDLLPGLYVRVRIELAVREKAILIPQRAVIRAADGKAQVYVVQEGDVAQPRDVELGQSSGNEWVVESGLTSGERLVVDGVQKLQPGAKVAPEEWRNGEVASGDAKKPE
- a CDS encoding TetR/AcrR family transcriptional regulator, translating into MINSPRNRKKQPDVVRQALLDCATKLALEHGLAAVSLQAVASAAGVTKGGLFHHFPNKQALIEAVFDGMMENLDREIDEELEKDKGGHGTFTRAYVRTLFADRAQNNSPWSAQTMTVLADPYSKSLWHKWIDDRLIRHAATDTGTRLEIVRLAADGAWLAHVLRPDGDPGSDDAVLLQELLDITDG